The stretch of DNA CAAGCTCTGGTACTGGCCACGAAGATAGAGACAGAGGCAAAACTGCGCAAAGGCAGGCCCAGCTACACCCAGTAAACGAACTACTTAACCTACAGATACATAAACCAAAAAGATCCAAATTAAGACCGGCTAGCGCGCAAACCCTCGCAGCCTCGGGGACGCTCACGCTGGGGTCGGGGCCAGTGAGGGGCGGGGCCTCCCGGGTCGAGGCGGGGTCAAGGGTCAGCAGGCGGAGGTACGCCCAAGATGGCGGCCTCCATGTGCGACGTGTTCTCCTTCTGCGTGGGCGTGGCGGGCCGAGCCCGGGTAGCCGTGGAAGTACGCTTCGTGAGCAGCGCCAAGGTGAGGCCGCGGCGGACCGTGCTGGGGTACCCCCACCCGGCCCGGCCTTGGAGACAGCCCCACCGGACCCCATGCCTGGAATCTAGAGGCTCCTCTGCCGCTCGGGCGCTGCGGCCCGTTTTCGGCTCGGGGCCCGGGGGCTACTTGTCCCCGCGCGCAGGGTTCCGGGGCGGTCATGCGGTGGGCCCGCCCGAGCCCGCTGAGTTTCCGTGCGCGTCACCTGCCCCCGTGGAACCGGGCCTTTCCGCCAGTGGGGCCGGGGAGCGCCAGGCCGGGGGACATTACTGCTGGGTCCTGCGAGCTGTGGGCGGGACGTGCTGGGCAGGGGGAGCTGCAGTACAAAAAGGCCTGGGTCCTCAGGGAACTTTTTGAGTGAGATTTGGGTGGGGGTTGAGGGAAAAGGCCAGGACACTTCACGAAGGGGCTTGGAGTGTTAAGGAGTTTGGACCGAAGCCCGTAGTAGCATTGAAGGGTTTAAATCAAGAGGGtgacattttgttgttttattaccGTGTTTTAGAagttcattgtagaaaaaaagCGCATGTAAGGAAAGAGAAGGTAAAACACTCAGAATCTATATTTGTGCAAATATGTGCatattaaaactgtatttttagaaACTGCTTTTTGATGCAGCAGTAAATATTTCAATATCAATAATGCTACGTAGTAACTTTTAAGAGTTGAGTAATAGTCTGTTTCATGGGAGGACCTCTGTTCACTCAACAACTGCTCATTTATGGACCCTTATGTtgtatcttgttttttatccCTGAGGTCAAAGATATTGGAGCTCAGTGTCTGTGCACACATCCTTTTGTTCTCACCAGCACTgagtattttctttcttggatATCTTTGCTGGTTGATTTGTGCAAAATGATATCGCTTTGTTctcatttatatttgtttactAATGAGGTTGAACAGTTTGTCATGTGTAGTGGCTGTGTGTATCCTTGGTCTTTGCCCTAGATGTCAGCCTTCTAGTCATCTGTCTCCTGCTCTCAACATCATCCTACTCATCCAGTTCCCGAACCCAACCTTCCATTGTCCTCTTTTCACTCCAGAGGCATCTGGAGTGTTCCTCTCTTCCCGTGGTAAATCAGCTCCCATATCCTTGGCCTCCTCAGCTGCCCACAACTCCATCTCCACCCCAAGGCCTCCAGTGCTCTTCATTGGCTCACAGTTTGATGGCGTCTCAGTTCCGTCGCTCTTAGCCTGCAGAGATACCTTTACTTTCACTTCACCCCTATCTCTCAGGCCCCTccttgttttacttcttctctcttACTTCATCACTTCAGCCACTCTCCTTGCCCAATTGTCCTGTCCTAGCCTTCTATCAAAACCCCAGCTCTGGAAGAATGAGTTGGCTTCTCTCTTCATGCCTACAACATCTGCTGCTGCAGAAGAATCACATACCCAGACCTGGTGACAAGATGGCTTATCCTGGGCTTTTTGCCTCTACATTCATAAAGTGAGAttagtttgtgattttttttttcctttatggtatCTTCCTTAGGTTACCACATCAAAAttatgcttgtttgttttttaatagagaggctttccattttttctctgttATTGAATAGTTTAAATAGCACAAGAATTACTTATTTGGTTTGAGAGAGCTCGCTCATGAAACCATATAGACTAGGGGGTCTCACATGGGGGTAGTTTTTGACCACTTTCTCCATTGCCTCTATGGATATTGGCAGGAATGATTTCCAAAATTTTACCAATTGCTATGCCAGGGACATGACCAGTCAGAACAGAAACCTGACCAAATATGGTAGATGTCAACCAGGATGCTGTACTCATGCACATCAGGCAGGTATTGGCATTGCAAGTCTGTCTTGgctttcttccttttgaattCACTTTTGGCACttgatatttttctagaaaataatttaataaagaatTAATTTACTACATAGTCTTAGATATTTTggtacaatcttttttttttttttttaaacttgaacttTTCAAATCGGAGATAAACTTTGCATAGTTTGTACCCTTTCCATTCAGGTTCCATTCTCTCCAGTCTTCTTGGTAATATGAATTAGAGTTGTTTTTCTTGAAATACTTTATATGTTTGGGGGATAAGTGGTTTCATAGAGGAACAGCTCTGATTCTTCCCTTTGCTTTACTAAATATTTCCTACATTTGGTCCtccagaaggagggagaaagagatcaatatttattcaatattgaGATTTGAGATTGTCAGAAGTAATGTGGATAGCTGTCCATATCTTGTTGTCCCACAGAGGAAGGCCAGGTTTTCATTTTGCTGGATGGATCCCAGGGGCTACCAGGCATGGAGGTGGGCTTCTAGAAAGACAACCAGGCTGCATCCACGGCTTTGCCAGTGGTTTTGTTCCAGCTGCCCCACTGTGCCATATTAGAGCTCCCAGAGTTATTCACAGGATTGAGATGTGTGGCTCACGGGGTGCTCAGGGCCTGTCCAGGTCTTTACATCCTGCTGCTGATTTTGGGAGGTGCCCCTGTCTATCCAGAGTGCCAGTGCTAGAAGGAAACCGGGAGCTACCCAGGAGGCAACGTGACAGGACATTTCACTGCTGTGTCagtcatttcctttctctctcttttcatgaCAGTTCACTGTTGGCAGTGGCACCACTCCTCTGTATAGTGGGAGAAAGTGCCCAGCTGGGCCAGTAACTGCCTAGGTTCTGAAGCTGTCTCCTGCGTCCCTTTGCACATTTGAGAGATGGCAGTTCAACAGTTTTCTCATGCTTCATCCTGTACATATCCACAGTGCTTTAGACCAGTATTTCTCATTTAATGTGCATATGAACTGCCTGGGCATCTGCAGCTGATTTTAataatgcagattctgattcagcaggtgtggagtggggcctgagattctgcatttctaacatctCCCAGGCAATACCCATGCTGCCCAGTCCATCACTTCACTTTGAGTAGTAAGGAGCTAGAGTTCATGAAATTCCTTCACCTGTGTTATATCACTGCATCCTGGAAACTACCTGGTAGGTATTATTATAATACCCACTTTTCACATGGTAAACAGATGCAAAAAAGTGAAGCAACCGGCTCAAAGTTTCACAGCGAGTTAGCATTAGGACTGGTGCTAGGATCAGTCATTCCTTTCAATGTAACACCTGAGAACTTGTTGGCTACCAGGTACTATGAATGCTAGGTGCTGTGAGTACCCAGCTGACCAGGGAAGAAGGGCATATTCTCCTGCATAGGCCTCTCCCTCCCGTGCTGTAGGATTTCTATGCAACCCTGAGGAGCAGCATCACGACCAGGATCCTGGAGGGGCATGTGGGTGACTCAGAGAAGGCCGCCCTGTACCAGTTCCTGGTACTGGAGGCTCCAGCCTGCTGTGAACCTTGGCCCTGCTCTGGCCATCCTAAAAATTCTCTGATTAGTCTGACATGGCTGATGTGGTGGCTCTCTTCCCATCCCAGGCCCTCTGCTCTGGACAGGCTGGTAGAAGTGCGACTGAAACTGGGCAGAGCTGCATTTCCAGAGGAGGCAGTTATGGAGGGTGCCGACCATGCTCCATGAACCCTCCTGAGGCAGAGGCCTCTGATGAGAGGGAAGCACGTGGGGGTGAGGAGCCCTTGAAGCTatgttctctgtctcttcttatGGCCATCCTATTCTTCTCTGCCCTCTTAGGGAAAGGGGTTGTTTGCCACACAGCTGATCCAGAAGGGGGAGACCATATTCATCGAACGGCCCCTGGTGGCTGCACAGTTTCTCTGGAATGCACTTTATCGCTACCGAGGTGAGCACATCTCACCTACTCCTGAGGGCTGTTGGGCCCAGCAGGCTTTGCGCATGGAAGAGAGTACATACATCCCTACCGGCTGCCGTCTCTAGGACTCCAGGTGTTGGGAGGAAAGTGCGTCTTCCCTTGGAGAGCTGCACCTGAGAACCATGCCTCTGTCTAATCTCAGGCCATTTGGGGCTGTGAGCCTGCTGCAGAAAGGTTCTTCCAAAGTGCTCCTTGGGGGAGGACTGTCACTCAGGTGGAACTCAGTGTGGCCTATACTGTAAGGTACTAGATGTCGTGCTGAAGGGCTCTGTGCCAAAGTGGAGCCCTCTGCCAAGAGGAGACCCCATGCCCCTTGGTCAATAAAGGCTGTGTTAGGGGTCAGAAACAAATAGGACGCTCTTAGCTTTGCCAGTCACATGCTTTTTTCACACTTTTCTTGGGCTAGAGAAAAATCTGTGAAAGGAGGGTCACTCGGCTCCAGAATGTGGGGAAAGCCCAGtttgggggctgggtggggaacCCCATAGACTAAGTCCCAtcaagaagcagagagagtctGCCGGGAGGAGTGGGGACTTCGGAGAGGGAAGAAGGCATCCTCTATAATGCGTGTGAAATACATTCATTTAAcatagtcattcattcactcacttctCATACTTTTATTGAACACCTTCTCTGAGCTAGGTGCTATATTAACCCTGGGCATATTGCTGTGAAAAGGACAAATGTGGCCCCAGCTCTCAAGACAGTTAATTGTCAACATCTGGCTCTCTCCCCCAGCCTGTGACCACTGCCTCCGGGCactggagaaggcagaggagaacGCCCAGAGACTGACTGGGAAACCAGGCCAGGTTTTGCCTCACCCTGAGCTGTGCACTGTGCGCAAGGACCTGCACCAGAATTGTCCCCACTGCCAGGTGAATATCCCTGGGGGCTAAGCTGAAGTCCTCTCTGGGGAGACAGGAGTGAGGACAGACTTGGTCATGGCCCTTGAGAGCCCGAATGTAGAGAAAGACATGAAAAAGACATTACTGTGCCAGTTTCGTCCTCTGTTCCAGTCCCATTGTCTAGAAAATAGGCTTGGTGGGAGCTTGCCCTCTTCCTAGGAGCCTGGCAGGGGCCTTTCCCTGTACCTGAGAAGCAGTCTCTCCTTCCCACGTTTTTACAAGCCTGGGTCACGTGCCCCTCTCACATGTCTCCAGAGCACTGTATGCTTTTTCATCTCACAATACCACTGACTACTGCTTAGGGGCTATTTGTGGAAGGAGTACAGTTAGAGGAGGTGAGACCACATGGGTGTCTGTGCCTCACCCCACTGCCAGATCCTAGGGTGCTGACCTCCACCTCCCCCAACAGGTGACGTACTGCAGTACAGAATGTCTGCTAGCCGCAGCTGAGCAATACCATCGGGTCCTGtgcccaggcccctcccaggatgaCCCCCTGCATCCTCTCAATAAGCTGCAGGAGGCATGGAGGTAGGTAgcatttcctctcttctttcctttatccttccctccctgcctgccttccccaCGCTTAGTGGATGCAGCCATCTTTGTTAAGTTACCAGCCCCTAGATTTTTCCTCCATTCTTAGGGCTAAACTATCACCCATTCCCTCTGCCTTAAATCTGAGCCACCAGTCCTACCATTCTCAGCATTTTACACACTCCCAGGAAGAGCCCCATGAAGCCCATAGGGATATAAAATCCTGCCCAAGTCCTTGCCAATGAATTTCTCTCTTTGGTTATAAATGAGATTGGTAGGAAAGATTCTCTGTAGTAatcagactgggcttccctgaaTTCAGCTACTGGGGAGGGAAGTTCTAGGCCAGGAAAGATTCTCTGTAGTAatcagactgggcttccctgaaTTCAGCTACTGGGGAGGGAAGTTCTAGGCcaaacctttttctttctccctaggAGTGTTCACTACCCCCCTGAGACTGCAAGCATCATGTTGATGGCCCGGATGGTGGCCACAGTGAAACAGGTGAGCCCACCTGATCTCAGGGAAGCTGACTCTGGCCTCATTCAAcccttggcctcagttttcttctcacCTTAACACTCTGGCTTGGATATAGAGTTCCTTCTGGGCTTCCCAAAGGGAGAGCTGCTTGCTGTGTAAACCTTAGGAGTAGCTAACCATAAATCTAGCAGGGGACATGGGGGCTCATCTTGCCTGTGGTCTGTGATCTATGGATGACTTCCTGTGCAGCAGCAATTCATATATAAGCACCACCTTTTCAGGATTGTGTCTCTTAGATAAAGCGAGAGAAGCCACTCTGACCCCTTTAGTGTTGTTGCTCGTCAGCCTCGTCCTCCTATTTTCCCAAGTGTCGTGAACTGGCTAGCTTGGCACCAGCTGGGAAGGTGGTTGGGtgtgggcagggtgggcaggaagGGGCTACTTAGAAGCTCATGTGTGATGGTGTTTCTCAGGGCAGGGGTTTTAGAATGACAGCGCTCCTCTCACGTGGGCAGGAGTGGCAGTAAAGAGGAGGGTGTCCGTGAGTccatgtgtgcacatgcatgcgTGAGCATGTGTGAACCTGACCCTGAAGTATATTTGTTCACTGCAGGCTAAGGATAAGGATCGTTGGATCAGGCTCTTCTCCCAGTTCTGTAATAAAACCGCCAATGAGGAGGAGGAAATTGTCCACAAACTCCTGGGGGACAAATTCAAGGTTGGTTTCTCCACATGACCCTCCCACCCGCCCAGTAGCCTGGGGATGTCCATGGCTACCTAAGGGAAGCTCCACATTTGCTGCCTTCCCAGCCACAGGAAGAAGTTAGAGCCTGGGTCCAAAAATCTGTTCAGAGACTTGTATTCCTGCCGCTATTTAACTTCATGACCTAATGTGGACTTAAAATTGGGAAGTGGGGTGATGACAGAGGACAGAAGGGCTGGGTGCCCTGATGTGGGAAGGCAGGACCCCATGATAGGATAGCAGTGGGCGAATCAAGTGTAATGGAAAGTGGAGGGCTGGGGGTTCCACAGGGTCAGGGAGCGGTGTGAAACAATTTTAGTTGCCAATGTACTGAGCACTTGCTTCAAATCAAAGAACTATGCATTCTCCCTGAGAATAGCAGACTTCCATGCAGGAGCTGCCTGAAGGTGGAGGTAGGTGTGTGAAAGGGCGCTGGGGTGGGCCTTCCTGCACTGAATctgaggaaaggagggggagggtcaAGTTGGtctggaggctggggcagggagcctggagggtggtggtgaggacagacATTCTAAGCCAGGCTGCCTCCGCCCTGCTGGTACAAGGGCTAGAAAATAGGGAGGAATTTGGGGTTTGCTACCCTGGGTTGGAACAGGCCACTAGACTGCCAAGTCTCTTGGAGATAAGGATTTTGTGGCTTTCCTTTGCCCCCAGAGAAAGCTCGGTCTGTAGAGCTCgcccttttccttcccttatgTGGTCTTATGGGCCCTGCCTGGGTGCTAATGGGAAATCCCCAGGGATGCTAgtctctccctgcttcccctaAACCAGGGCCAGCTGGAGCTTCTGCGGAGACTCTTCACAGAGGCCCTTTATGAAGAAGCACTCAGCCAGGTGAGTGTGGAGAAGGTGGGACCAATGGCCTACCAGTCACTCCAGCACTCCAGGAGCAACCAGGTCAGCGTCTCCTACTGGGACAGCTAAGCCAGAGCAGACCTGGTCTTCTGGAGTTGGGATGGGACTGACTCACAGCAAACTTCCTCAACAGGAAGAAAAGCTAGTGGCTGTAACCTGAAtgctcttctccctttttccccaCAGTGGTTCACTCCGGATGGATTCCGGTCTCTCTTTGCTCTTGTTGGGACCAATGGCCAAGGAATTGGGACCAGGTTAGGAGAGAATGTTCCAGAGCTGTTGGACTTGTCcctcagggctggggtgggagattGACTGAGGAAGGTAGCCACATCTCTTTTCAAGACTAGGGTGGGGCAGGGTGTGACTCTGGCCAGAATGCTGGACTAAACTCAGTGGTGGGGGTCAGAAAGACTGAGTCTTGGGAGCACTTAGTCTGTTGGGGAAggacacacccacccacccccaccctccccctggaGAAGGAAATGGACTTAACTTGCTTGGAGTGGGGGAGCCCTGTGAGCTAGGCCTCCTCCTCTCCAACCATGGCTGCCTGGGACCCCCAGCTCCCTGAGCCAGTGGGTGCATGCCTGTGACGCTCTGGAGCTGAAGCCTCAGGACCGTGAGCAGCTGGACGCCTTCATTGACCAGCTGTACAAGGACATCGAGACAGGTTGGTGAGATGGAGTCTTGGCCTCACCCAACTTTGGAGACATCCGTCAGTTAGACAGTGGACACAGTCTTCCCCCAGGGAGCTCTGAGTTCGTGGTTGGGGAAGGTAATCCCTGTGTGCCTATGGGAAGCTTCAGATCTGTTTGCAGGACATACACAAGAAATGGCTCCGCAATCCGTGCGGAGGCttgatgctgggggtgggggagggctggacAGTAAGGTGGTACCATTTATAGGAAAACAAGGCTTGTGCCTCAGAGAAGCAATTTCAGGTAAAATAGTAGTGATTGGGTGGCAAGACAGTGGAGCCAATGCCTGTCCTTATTAGCCTAGTTTCTTTTTCCCACCTATAAAGTGGATGCAATAACATCTGCATATTACTGTCTTACAGCAACTGGTGAGTTTCTTAACTGTGAAGGATCTGGCCTCTTTGTGCTGCAGAGCTGCTGTGAGTCCCAGCGTTGAGAAGGGGTAGCCTCACAGCTGCAGTTCATCTCTCTTGGCCCCTTATGGGCTGGTAGAGTTGAGTCTAGGAGTGGGGTTAGGGCTGAGCTTCCTGGGGATATCCCCTCAGCCTTCTccttctattattttttcattcatttattggacTCTTGTGCCTTGATATAAAACCTTCCAGTGGGCTAGGCCCAGTGCTAAGGCAGGGCACAGAGCTCTGATTCTTGCAAAGGGAAGCCTGGGCTTTGCCCCACCACTGCCCTGTGAGCTTTGGTAGGAGAGTGTTGTGATAGCCCGGGAGGAGCTCAGGCTGGAAGGCAGTCTCATCAGCACCTGATGGACAGGGCAGAGCCAGCTCAGACTGTTGTCTTTTCCAGatcccagcctcccaccctctgctctcCTCACTGCAAAACCTTCCTCCCAGGCTCTGGGGACACTACTCCTCCCAAACTAGGCTCTCAGAGGGCCTGGCTCAGCTGTTACCAGACATCCAATAACAGACAGGACTGAGTTAAGTGGCCTGGCACGGGCATCCCTTTCACAGCCCTGTCCCTCCGTTTGTGAGACACTGGCAACACATCTGAGGATCAAGTTGACCAGTGAGGAGAGAAGGGACAGTcatggcaggaggggaggggagtgatgCGGGATTGCATTAGTGCCTGTGCTCTTcaggaaagagcactggacagGGACATAGGAAACTGGGGTCCCAGGACCTGCCTAGCCCTAGCAGGGATCAGAGAACGAGGAAAGATGGGACCCAGTGCTCTGCACAGTTAAggctgttatttttattagtcaACAATCCTCATTACCTGCCTCTCATGACCCAGGCAACCACAGCTGTGTCCCCAATGCAGAGACCTCCTTCCCAGAAAACAACTTCCTTTTGCATCTCACCGCCCTGGAGGATATTAAGCCAGGAGAGGTGAGGGGGCCAGTAGCTGTCGGGGTGGGTGGGCAGTGGGCCTTGCAGGTTCTCTCCAGGAATTGGGAGCAGCAGTGGCTACAGTCCCAAGTTCAGGCTGTTGGGTTGAATCCCCACATGCTCCAGGACATGAGTCTTCCCCATGAGTATACTCTAACCCCACCCCACTTCAAAAGATAACTCCAGAAAGCCTCAGAGCAGTGTTTCAGAGACAACTGTGTGCCTAAGTTCTTGTCCCCAGCTATCTTTTGATCAAGGAATCTGCAGCATCTAAGGAAGCAGGACATGGCCCTTTGTGGCTTGGACTGTGGGGTACTAGTGTGGGTGTGGGGTCCTGGCTCTTAGAGCTGTGCACGGAGCCTGGCTGAAACTTCTTTCAGGGCAAGTAGCTTCACACCAAGATAACCTCTGCCCTTGGCCATGGCCCAAGGCCAAGCATAGCCCCCTGTCTCAGACACAGATTGTGAAAGCCTCATAGTGGCCTCTGCTGTGAGCACAGGGGAATGGATCAGGGTGACCTGCGCCTTCGCTGAAGGGCAGCTCCGGCTCCTGGGGATGGGGCAATGGTTGGACGTAGGGCAGAGGTTGGGGAGGCCCTAATCCCATCTGTTAGAAGCACAGACTGTCAGAGCCCACCTCTCTTCTGCCCATTAGGAAATCTGCATCAGCTACTTAGACTGCTGTCAGCGGGAGCGCAGCCGCCATAGCCGCCACAAGATCCTCAGGTGCCAGCTGGGGGTGTGGTGGGAAGCCGGGCTCTGGGCTTCTCCGTGCTGGTGGCTGCCTGACTTTGTACCTTCACCATCATCCCCCCCACCCTCTGCAGGGAGAACTATCTGTTTGTCTGTTCCTGCCCCAAATGTCTGGCAGAGGCTGATGAACCCAACATGACCTCTGAGGAGGAAGACGATGAAGAGGACGAGGAAGGAGAGCCGGAAGATGCTGAGCTGGGGGATGAGATGACTGATGTGTGATGTCATCCTGCCTGGAAGTGGTCCTACCCCAGACCCTGCCAGAAGAGGGGGCCTTCCCCCAGAGCAGAGGCTTGGAAGGAACTCCCACTCCTGTTGCCTGCTTTCCCCCCATGCCAGCTCTGTTTCTTCCAGAGGGTAAGACAGGCTGGACCCTAGGCCCTCCACCTCCCGCCAGACCTCATGCCCAGGACACTGCTGTTGAGCGGCTCAGGCTCTGCGCTGTCACTGAGCCTCTCAGAACTGGCCTCCCCCTGAGGTATGGGTGTAAGTGGCTGGAACCAAGGTCAGGGCCTAACAGTGTTTCTTCCCCTTGGCCCCATGGCCCCACTTACTCATCCACCTAAGGCTTCACCCTTCTCAACTCACTGTTGAGGGGGTGGTGGTTGGGTCACAAGGTGGCAACCTGCGAACAGCCTGACTCCATTGAAGAAGAGAGGGGGTTAGACACCCTTACCCTCTTCCCCAGTAGCACAgctgggagaggcaagagggaggaacTGGGCCTCCAGAGCACCTTCCCTAAGGCTTTCTGTGGGGGACACTGAACCGGGGGCATTATCTCCCTCTGctcacctccccacacccaccatTTAGACATCCGGGGAGTAGAGAATCTCCCCAGACCCCAGAATCTGTCCTTATGCCTTGCCTCTCAGGCCCTGGCACAGTGGCTGGCCTCACAGGGTGTGGAAGAGGTCTCTGCCTCCCTTGGGAGGGACATCAtgaccccttcctcccaccctcctcccactgAGGACTCTAGCAGCATGGCTGAGTTCTGGGGGATGAAAGGCCTGTGCTCCTTAATTTAAGATGTCCTAGAATCTTCTAGAGTCATGGTCTCAGTCTCCATTTTTAGGATCATTTAGGAACACTGAAGTCTTCCAGAAACCTAGGAGAGCTAGGCTAGATACTCAGATTAGCCctgactctctccctctcctccccagattAGCACTACCCCTTACTCTTGGGTTGGAAGCTGTGGAAATTATAACCTATCACCTGCAATTCCTTTCTGCCTACCTTTCCTGAGGGGCTGCCACATGCCCCTGCTGAGGGATCCCAGGGAGGGCAGGTGCCGCCCCACAGGCCCTTTCCTGCATCGTGAGCCAGGTGGAATCTGCCTGTCTGGCCTATTGGGTTCTTAATCCTTCACAGTAGCcagcaccccctcctccccacctgcccactgttttcaataaaatatgagTGGTGACAGGCCTTTGCAGGAATGCTTTGTGGAGAATGGCTTGACAAGCTGCTCCAGGAAGGCAGCAGTCACACGGGTGGTGCAGAAGTGCATAGGATAGAGCAGGGGACTGCAGGAGATGGGAGCTGCAGCTCCCCAGTTTGGGTTCATCCCTGGTCTTGCCTATACTCTGCTGTGCAAAGGTTTCTAAAGTCCAAGAGCAGGGCTCTTCTGAGGTCCAATGTGGATCCTCAGTACCAGGCTACAAGATGAGGCTTTTGCTCAGGGACTGAACTACAGCTTCCCAAGTTTTTGAGCAGGAGGCTGTTGTGATCCAAGATTAGCAATCTGAGCACTGGTCCTAaaggaccttgggcaagtcatgtatcctctctgggcctcaatttcctccctTCAAAACAAGAGCATGGGACCGGATAAGTGTTTGaaggcccctcccacccctgtgTACTTTTACTCTAGGACACAGTTACAACCCTGATGAGaggctttattgctaaaaagtcaGTGAGGGTTTATTATGTAGTCCTCAAACACCAGCTCCTTATACCATTCCAGCAACTGCTGTGAAAGACCCTGGGTGGGGAGGCTGAAGCCAGGTGGGATGTGACAGGTCTCAGATGGCTCTCAGACCACCTGCTGTTGGCCCCTTTAGTTCCAGACCCTAGCCCCTAAGACCTGGGGCCTGGGTCTTGCCTCTTCCCATAGCATGAGACACCTTAGGAGCCCAGGGGAGGGAAGGCCAGTGGTGTGTCTTCCTTTAACTTAGCCAAGGCCCAAgcccttttcctctgcctggCTCCCCCAGTCCCCAAATGCTATCCCCAAGTCCCAAACAGCAGAATTCCTGGATTTTCCCCTTCCCAGCCCAGAGTTGCTTATGGCTGGAATGTGGGACCAACTCTTCTACCAGAAGGTCCAGGGCGGTTGCAGCAGCTCAAAGGTGGGGATGCTGGTGACATTGACTGGGATGGAAATGATG from Phocoena sinus isolate mPhoSin1 chromosome 13, mPhoSin1.pri, whole genome shotgun sequence encodes:
- the SMYD5 gene encoding SET and MYND domain-containing protein 5 isoform X4 → MAASMCDVFSFCVGVAGRARVAVEVRFVSSAKGKGLFATQLIQKGETIFIERPLVAAQFLWNALYRYRACDHCLRALEKAEENAQRLTGKPGQVLPHPELCTVRKDLHQNCPHCQVTYCSTECLLAAAEQYHRVLCPGPSQDDPLHPLNKLQEAWRSVHYPPETASIMLMARMVATVKQAKDKDRWIRLFSQFCNKTANEEEEIVHKLLGDKFKGQLELLRRLFTEALYEEALSQWFTPDGFRSLFALVGTNGQGIGTSSLSQWVHACDALELKPQDREQLDAFIDQLYKDIETGNHSCVPNAETSFPENNFLLHLTALEDIKPGEEICISYLDCCQRERSRHSRHKILRCQLGVWWEAGLWASPCWWLPDFVPSPSSPPPSAGRTICLSVPAPNVWQRLMNPT
- the SMYD5 gene encoding SET and MYND domain-containing protein 5 isoform X1, whose amino-acid sequence is MAASMCDVFSFCVGVAGRARVAVEVRFVSSAKGKGLFATQLIQKGETIFIERPLVAAQFLWNALYRYRACDHCLRALEKAEENAQRLTGKPGQVLPHPELCTVRKDLHQNCPHCQVTYCSTECLLAAAEQYHRVLCPGPSQDDPLHPLNKLQEAWRSVHYPPETASIMLMARMVATVKQAKDKDRWIRLFSQFCNKTANEEEEIVHKLLGDKFKGQLELLRRLFTEALYEEALSQWFTPDGFRSLFALVGTNGQGIGTSSLSQWVHACDALELKPQDREQLDAFIDQLYKDIETATGEFLNCEGSGLFVLQSCCNHSCVPNAETSFPENNFLLHLTALEDIKPGEEICISYLDCCQRERSRHSRHKILRCQLGVWWEAGLWASPCWWLPDFVPSPSSPPPSAGRTICLSVPAPNVWQRLMNPT
- the SMYD5 gene encoding SET and MYND domain-containing protein 5 isoform X3, with the protein product MAASMCDVFSFCVGVAGRARVAVEVRFVSSAKGKGLFATQLIQKGETIFIERPLVAAQFLWNALYRYRACDHCLRALEKAEENAQRLTGKPGQVLPHPELCTVRKDLHQNCPHCQVTYCSTECLLAAAEQYHRVLCPGPSQDDPLHPLNKLQEAWRSVHYPPETASIMLMARMVATVKQAKDKDRWIRLFSQFCNKTANEEEEIVHKLLGDKFKGQLELLRRLFTEALYEEALSQWFTPDGFRSLFALVGTNGQGIGTSSLSQWVHACDALELKPQDREQLDAFIDQLYKDIETATGNHSCVPNAETSFPENNFLLHLTALEDIKPGEEICISYLDCCQRERSRHSRHKILRCQLGVWWEAGLWASPCWWLPDFVPSPSSPPPSAGRTICLSVPAPNVWQRLMNPT
- the SMYD5 gene encoding SET and MYND domain-containing protein 5 isoform X2; this encodes MAASMCDVFSFCVGVAGRARVAVEVRFVSSAKGKGLFATQLIQKGETIFIERPLVAAQFLWNALYRYRACDHCLRALEKAEENAQRLTGKPGQVLPHPELCTVRKDLHQNCPHCQVTYCSTECLLAAAEQYHRVLCPGPSQDDPLHPLNKLQEAWRSVHYPPETASIMLMARMVATVKQAKDKDRWIRLFSQFCNKTANEEEEIVHKLLGDKFKGQLELLRRLFTEALYEEALSQWFTPDGFRSLFALVGTNGQGIGTSSLSQWVHACDALELKPQDREQLDAFIDQLYKDIETATGEFLNCEGSGLFVLQSCCNHSCVPNAETSFPENNFLLHLTALEDIKPGEEICISYLDCCQRERSRHSRHKILRENYLFVCSCPKCLAEADEPNMTSEEEDDEEDEEGEPEDAELGDEMTDV
- the SMYD5 gene encoding SET and MYND domain-containing protein 5 isoform X5, producing the protein MAASMCDVFSFCVGVAGRARVAVEVRFVSSAKVTYCSTECLLAAAEQYHRVLCPGPSQDDPLHPLNKLQEAWRSVHYPPETASIMLMARMVATVKQAKDKDRWIRLFSQFCNKTANEEEEIVHKLLGDKFKGQLELLRRLFTEALYEEALSQWFTPDGFRSLFALVGTNGQGIGTSSLSQWVHACDALELKPQDREQLDAFIDQLYKDIETATGEFLNCEGSGLFVLQSCCNHSCVPNAETSFPENNFLLHLTALEDIKPGEEICISYLDCCQRERSRHSRHKILRENYLFVCSCPKCLAEADEPNMTSEEEDDEEDEEGEPEDAELGDEMTDV